From Methylobacterium radiodurans, a single genomic window includes:
- the mutM gene encoding bifunctional DNA-formamidopyrimidine glycosylase/DNA-(apurinic or apyrimidinic site) lyase, which produces MPELPEVETVRRGLAPALVGARFARVTLRRPNLRFPFPERFAERLEGRTVTDLARRAKYLTAHLDSGETLVMHLGMSGRFDVAMPDGRNLSPGDFYLEGAQGVPKHDHVVMAMATGATVTYNDVRRFGFMDLVPTADLAASRHFAGMGIEPLEPGLNGAAIARLFRNKFTPLKAALLDQRLIAGLGNIYVCEALHRAGLHPETPAGLLAKADGKPTPKATLLARTIREVLTEAVAAGGSTLRDYAHTDGSAGAFQHAFRVYDRVSEPCRTPGCGGTITRIVQSGRSTFFCATCQPVMRG; this is translated from the coding sequence ATGCCCGAACTTCCCGAGGTCGAGACCGTGCGCCGGGGCCTCGCGCCGGCCCTCGTCGGCGCCCGCTTCGCCCGCGTGACCCTGCGGCGGCCGAACCTGCGCTTTCCCTTCCCCGAGCGCTTCGCCGAGCGGCTGGAGGGGCGCACCGTCACCGACCTTGCGCGCCGCGCGAAGTACCTGACCGCCCATCTCGATTCGGGCGAGACGCTGGTGATGCATCTCGGCATGAGCGGGCGCTTCGACGTGGCGATGCCGGACGGGCGCAACCTCTCGCCGGGCGACTTCTACCTCGAGGGCGCGCAGGGCGTGCCCAAGCACGACCACGTCGTGATGGCGATGGCGACGGGGGCCACCGTCACCTACAACGACGTGCGCCGCTTCGGCTTCATGGATCTGGTGCCGACGGCGGATCTCGCCGCCTCGCGCCACTTCGCCGGCATGGGCATCGAGCCGCTGGAGCCGGGGCTGAACGGGGCAGCGATCGCGCGGCTGTTCCGCAACAAGTTCACGCCCCTGAAGGCGGCGCTCCTCGACCAGCGCCTGATCGCGGGCCTGGGCAACATCTATGTCTGCGAGGCGCTGCACCGGGCCGGGCTCCACCCGGAGACGCCGGCCGGGCTCCTGGCGAAGGCTGATGGCAAGCCGACGCCGAAGGCGACGTTGCTGGCGCGGACCATCCGGGAGGTACTGACCGAGGCGGTGGCGGCCGGCGGCTCCACCTTGCGCGATTACGCCCACACCGACGGCAGCGCGGGCGCCTTTCAGCACGCCTTCCGGGTCTACGACCGCGTGAGCGAGCCCTGCCGGACGCCCGGCTGCGGCGGCACGATCACGCGCATCGTGCAGTCCGGCCGCTCCACCTTCTTCTGTGCGACCTGCCAGCCGGTGATGAGGGGGTGA
- a CDS encoding NADH:flavin oxidoreductase/NADH oxidase, translated as MTARLFEPLTLDGLTLDNRILIAPMCQYSARDGQATDWHMMHLGQLAMSGAGLLTLEATAISPEARITAWDLGLYDDGCERALGRVLDAVRDYAPIPVCIQIAHAGRKASSEAPWAGGAQIPPERPYGWRTEAPSAVPHAEGEVAPHALDAADLKRVRDDFVATAKRAVHLGIEAVELHGAHGYLLHQFLSPIANKRTDQYGGSLQNRMRFPLEIYDAVRDVVPAGSPVWLRVSATDWVEDGWDLDETLELARALKAAGSPALHVSTGGVSPKQAITLGPGYQVPFAERIKAETGLTTIAVGLITEAEQAEAILQEGRADAISLARAMLYDPRWPWHAAAALGAQVRAPKQYWRSQPREYKDLFRDASFGQR; from the coding sequence ATGACCGCACGCCTGTTCGAACCGCTCACGCTCGACGGTCTGACCCTCGACAATCGCATCCTGATCGCGCCGATGTGCCAGTACTCGGCCCGGGACGGTCAGGCGACGGACTGGCACATGATGCATCTCGGGCAGCTCGCCATGTCGGGCGCCGGGCTGCTGACGCTGGAGGCGACCGCGATCTCGCCGGAGGCGCGCATCACCGCCTGGGACCTCGGCCTCTACGACGACGGCTGCGAGCGGGCGCTCGGCCGCGTGCTCGACGCGGTGCGGGACTACGCGCCGATCCCGGTCTGCATCCAGATCGCGCATGCGGGCCGCAAGGCGTCGAGCGAGGCGCCCTGGGCCGGAGGCGCCCAGATCCCGCCGGAGCGCCCCTACGGCTGGCGCACAGAGGCGCCCTCCGCCGTGCCGCACGCGGAGGGCGAGGTGGCGCCCCACGCCCTCGACGCGGCCGACCTGAAGCGGGTGCGCGACGACTTCGTGGCGACGGCCAAGCGCGCGGTGCACCTCGGGATCGAGGCGGTCGAGCTGCACGGTGCACACGGCTACCTGCTGCACCAGTTCCTTTCGCCGATCGCCAACAAGCGCACCGACCAGTACGGCGGCAGCCTGCAGAACCGCATGCGCTTCCCGCTCGAGATCTACGACGCGGTGCGCGACGTCGTGCCCGCGGGCAGCCCCGTCTGGCTGCGCGTCTCGGCGACCGACTGGGTCGAGGACGGCTGGGACCTCGACGAGACGCTCGAACTCGCCCGCGCCCTGAAGGCGGCGGGCTCACCCGCGCTCCACGTCTCGACCGGCGGCGTCTCGCCCAAGCAGGCGATCACCCTCGGGCCGGGCTATCAGGTGCCCTTCGCCGAGCGGATCAAGGCGGAGACGGGGCTCACCACCATCGCGGTCGGCCTGATCACCGAGGCGGAGCAGGCAGAGGCCATTCTGCAGGAGGGCCGGGCGGACGCGATCTCGCTGGCCCGCGCCATGCTCTACGATCCGCGCTGGCCCTGGCACGCGGCGGCAGCGCTCGGCGCGCAGGTCCGCGCCCCGAAGCAGTACTGGCGCTCGCAGCCGCGTGAGTACAAGGACCTGTTCCGGGACGCGTCCTTCGGCCAGCGCTGA
- a CDS encoding YdcH family protein — MSLQTHLNQLTRKHEALEREIQEAIHRPSADDLHIAELKRRKLHLKDEINRLQDTAGTLH; from the coding sequence ATGTCGCTGCAGACGCATCTGAACCAACTCACCCGAAAGCACGAAGCCCTCGAGCGTGAGATTCAGGAAGCGATCCACAGGCCCTCGGCAGACGACCTTCACATCGCCGAGCTGAAGCGACGGAAACTCCACCTCAAGGATGAGATCAACCGGCTCCAGGATACGGCCGGCACGCTGCACTGA
- a CDS encoding NADP-dependent oxidoreductase, protein MAAMNRRIVLASRPHGEPTPAHFRLEEARVPTPREGEVLLRTRWLSLDPYMRGRMSAAKSYAQPVTIGEPMVGGTVSEVVQSNNPDFAVGELVSAYAGWQDYAVSDGRGLHRLPPGLPPTTALGILGMPGMTAYTGLLTIGRPKAGETVVVAAAAGPVGSLVGQIARLKGARAVGIAGGPDKCRYLTDELGFDAAIDHRADDFADALAAACPKGVDVYFENVGGAVFEAVLPLLNDFARVPVCGLVSGYNATELPPGPDRLPTLMRTVLTKRLHLQGFIVWDFADQQEAFIRDVGGWLAEGRVKHREDVVEGLEKAPEAFIGMLRGKNFGKLVVHVA, encoded by the coding sequence ATGGCCGCCATGAACCGTCGCATCGTGCTCGCCTCGCGGCCGCACGGAGAGCCGACGCCCGCGCATTTCCGCCTGGAAGAGGCGCGGGTGCCGACGCCGCGGGAGGGCGAGGTGCTGCTGCGTACCCGCTGGCTCTCCCTCGACCCCTACATGCGCGGGCGCATGAGTGCCGCGAAGTCCTACGCCCAGCCGGTAACGATCGGCGAGCCGATGGTCGGCGGCACGGTGAGCGAGGTGGTGCAGTCCAACAATCCGGACTTCGCCGTGGGCGAGCTGGTCTCTGCCTATGCGGGCTGGCAGGACTACGCCGTCTCCGACGGGCGCGGCCTGCACCGGCTCCCGCCGGGCCTTCCGCCGACGACGGCGCTCGGCATCCTCGGCATGCCGGGCATGACCGCCTATACGGGCCTGCTCACCATCGGCCGTCCCAAGGCCGGCGAGACCGTGGTGGTCGCGGCCGCCGCCGGTCCGGTCGGATCGCTCGTCGGCCAGATCGCCCGCCTGAAAGGCGCGCGGGCCGTCGGCATCGCGGGCGGCCCCGACAAGTGCCGCTACCTGACGGACGAGCTCGGTTTCGACGCCGCGATCGATCACCGCGCCGACGATTTCGCCGACGCGCTCGCGGCCGCCTGCCCGAAGGGCGTCGACGTCTATTTCGAGAATGTCGGCGGCGCGGTCTTCGAGGCGGTCCTGCCGCTCCTGAACGACTTCGCCCGCGTGCCGGTCTGCGGGCTGGTCTCGGGCTACAACGCCACCGAGCTGCCGCCAGGGCCCGACCGGCTGCCGACGCTGATGCGCACAGTCCTGACCAAGCGGCTGCACCTGCAGGGCTTCATCGTCTGGGACTTCGCCGACCAGCAGGAAGCCTTCATCCGCGATGTCGGCGGCTGGCTCGCCGAGGGCCGCGTGAAGCACCGCGAGGACGTGGTGGAGGGCCTGGAGAAGGCGCCCGAGGCCTTCATCGGGATGCTGCGTGGCAAGAACTTCGGCAAGCTCGTCGTGCACGTCGCCTGA
- a CDS encoding 5-(carboxyamino)imidazole ribonucleotide synthase produces MTARPLAPGSTLGIVGGGQLGRMIALAAANYGLKVHVYAPDADSPAFDVAALTTCAAYDDAEALTRFAQSVEAITYEFENIPRETADLLARHAPLHPSADALSTTQDRLSEKSFINGLGIPTAPFRQVDTPDDLARALDAIGLPAVLKTRRFGYDGKGQRIIRTAAEGDRNAIFAEFGGAPLILEGFVPFEREVSVVAARGQDGGFAAFDLCQNEHRDHILALTQVPVPGLAPETAEGAYEIARRIAEALDYVGVLAVEMFLVRDESGERLIVNEIAPRVHNSGHWTIEGALTSQFAQHVRAVCGWPLGEADRTGGLTVEMRNLIGPEAGDWRAILAEPGAHLHLYGKGEARPGRKMGHVTRLLHRTD; encoded by the coding sequence GTGACCGCCAGACCTCTCGCCCCCGGTTCCACCCTCGGCATCGTCGGCGGCGGCCAGCTCGGGCGCATGATCGCGCTCGCGGCGGCCAACTACGGCCTCAAGGTCCACGTCTACGCGCCCGACGCCGACAGCCCGGCCTTCGACGTGGCGGCCCTGACCACCTGCGCCGCCTACGACGACGCCGAGGCGCTGACCCGCTTTGCCCAGAGCGTCGAGGCGATCACCTACGAGTTCGAGAACATCCCGCGCGAGACCGCGGATCTTCTGGCGCGGCACGCACCGCTCCATCCCAGCGCCGACGCGCTCTCGACCACACAGGACCGGCTCTCGGAGAAGAGCTTCATCAACGGGCTCGGCATCCCGACCGCGCCCTTCCGGCAGGTCGACACCCCCGACGACCTCGCCCGAGCGCTCGACGCCATCGGCCTGCCGGCGGTGCTGAAGACCCGCCGCTTCGGCTACGACGGCAAGGGCCAGCGCATCATCCGCACGGCGGCCGAGGGCGACCGCAACGCGATCTTCGCCGAGTTCGGCGGCGCGCCCCTGATCCTCGAAGGGTTCGTACCCTTCGAGCGCGAGGTCTCGGTGGTGGCCGCCCGCGGGCAGGACGGGGGCTTCGCGGCCTTCGACCTCTGCCAGAACGAGCATCGCGACCACATCCTGGCGCTCACCCAGGTGCCGGTGCCGGGCCTCGCGCCCGAGACGGCCGAGGGCGCCTACGAGATCGCCCGGCGTATCGCGGAAGCCCTCGACTACGTCGGCGTGCTGGCGGTCGAGATGTTCCTGGTGCGCGATGAATCGGGCGAGCGCCTGATCGTCAACGAGATCGCGCCGCGGGTGCACAATTCCGGACACTGGACGATCGAGGGCGCGCTGACCTCGCAGTTCGCCCAGCACGTGCGGGCGGTCTGCGGCTGGCCGCTGGGCGAGGCTGACCGCACCGGCGGCCTCACGGTCGAGATGCGCAACCTGATCGGCCCGGAGGCGGGCGACTGGCGGGCGATCCTGGCAGAGCCCGGCGCGCACCTGCATCTCTACGGCAAGGGCGAGGCGCGGCCGGGCCGCAAGATGGGCCACGTCACGCGGCTCCTGCACCGCACGGACTGA
- a CDS encoding tetratricopeptide repeat protein, producing MRVKSVRASRTALVGSALAATVALAGCETMGSVATAPRQFAVLETDTTGATTTNIASLTEVVQRNPNDAAAYNTRGAAYARAGQFSEAIADFTKAVQIDPNSGSAYNNRALALRQTGRNDAALQDFGKAITADPNYGPAYIGRANVLRAQGDLDGALADLNVAIRLMPESAEAYHARGLVRQKQGQNTQAIADFDAAIDRNPFVSAPYAARGQSLIATNQFDKAIEDYNAALNVNNKDATSWAYRGLAYEKSNRRKEAMENYQRASGIDPNNPVAKQGLARVQGGVGSLFN from the coding sequence ATGAGGGTGAAGAGCGTGCGGGCGTCGCGGACGGCGCTGGTCGGGTCGGCCCTGGCGGCGACCGTCGCGCTCGCGGGTTGCGAGACCATGGGCAGCGTGGCGACCGCCCCGCGCCAGTTCGCGGTGCTGGAGACCGACACCACGGGCGCGACCACCACCAACATCGCCTCGCTGACCGAGGTGGTGCAGCGCAACCCCAACGACGCGGCGGCCTACAACACCCGCGGCGCGGCCTATGCCCGCGCGGGCCAGTTCAGCGAGGCCATCGCCGACTTCACCAAGGCGGTGCAGATCGATCCGAATTCCGGCTCGGCCTACAACAACCGGGCGCTGGCGCTGCGCCAGACCGGCCGCAACGACGCCGCGCTCCAGGATTTCGGCAAGGCGATCACCGCCGATCCGAACTACGGCCCCGCTTATATTGGCCGCGCCAACGTGCTGCGCGCGCAAGGCGACCTCGACGGCGCGCTCGCCGACCTCAACGTGGCGATCCGCCTGATGCCGGAATCCGCCGAGGCCTACCACGCCCGCGGGCTCGTGCGGCAGAAGCAGGGGCAGAACACCCAGGCCATCGCCGATTTCGACGCGGCCATCGACCGCAACCCCTTCGTCTCGGCACCCTACGCCGCCCGCGGCCAGAGCCTGATCGCCACGAACCAGTTCGACAAGGCGATCGAGGACTACAACGCGGCGCTCAACGTCAACAACAAGGACGCGACCTCCTGGGCCTACCGGGGCCTCGCCTACGAGAAGTCGAACCGCCGCAAGGAGGCGATGGAGAACTACCAGCGCGCCTCCGGCATCGACCCGAACAACCCGGTCGCCAAGCAGGGCCTCGCCCGCGTGCAGGGCGGCGTGGGCTCGCTGTTCAACTAG
- a CDS encoding DUF4174 domain-containing protein: MRPLALTLGIALALAGGSDGSVAPDPLAVYRGNSRILVVAAPDVRDPGLLAQREALVPARAGLRERDLVVVEAVGTGAEASALRRRLGLPERAFRAVLIGKDGGLKLTATEPVAPERLFATIDVMPMRRDEMRGSR, from the coding sequence ATGCGGCCCCTCGCTCTCACCCTCGGAATCGCTCTCGCGCTCGCGGGCGGCTCAGACGGATCGGTCGCGCCCGATCCGCTCGCGGTCTACCGGGGAAATTCGCGGATCCTCGTGGTGGCCGCGCCAGATGTGCGGGACCCAGGCCTCCTGGCCCAGCGCGAGGCCCTCGTGCCGGCCCGGGCCGGGCTGCGGGAGCGCGATCTCGTGGTGGTCGAGGCGGTCGGCACGGGTGCCGAGGCGTCCGCGCTGCGGCGCCGCCTCGGCCTGCCGGAGCGGGCGTTCCGCGCCGTGCTGATCGGCAAGGACGGCGGGCTGAAGCTGACCGCGACAGAGCCGGTCGCGCCCGAGCGTCTGTTCGCGACGATCGACGTGATGCCGATGCGGCGCGACGAGATGCGGGGAAGCCGCTGA
- a CDS encoding propionyl-CoA synthetase: MTSASLPGRYSEVYAAAGRDPEAFWLEAARALDWSRPPTRAFDPGSGPYGRWFPDGELNACHNAVDRHADGARREQVAIRYDSPVTGTKRAITYGQLQDEVATLAAVLADLGVTKGDRVVIYMPMVPEALYAMLACARLGAVHSVVFGGFAANELAVRLDDARPKLVLAASCGIEPARTVAYKPLLDAAIGLASHKPDACLILQRPQCAATLVDGRDRDWAEAVSAAAAAGQRAACVPVAATDPLYVLYTSGTTGKPKGVVRDVGGQLVALAWTMPNLYGVAPGETYFCASDIGWVVGHCYIVYAPLLHGCTTVLYEGKPVGTPDAGAFWRVVAETGTVCLFTAPTALRAIKKEDPRGERVADHDLSRFRSLFLAGERADPDSVAWAERVLDRPVIDHWWQTETGWPIAGNPLGLGLLPVKHGSTCVPMPGYRVEILDEGGKPVPAGTMGTIAIRLPLPPGCLPTLWGSDERMRASYLATFPGYYDTSDAGVIDADGYITVLGRTDDIINVAGHRLSTGGMEAVLASHPDVAECAVIGVRDTLKGEVPCGFVVLKANVAREAAEIERELVAKVRDEIGPVAAFKLALTVPRLPKTRSGKILRATMKRIADHEPWTMPATIDDATALDEIGASLEQRGIGGA, from the coding sequence ATGACGTCCGCAAGCCTGCCCGGCCGCTATTCCGAGGTCTACGCTGCCGCAGGCCGCGATCCGGAAGCGTTCTGGCTGGAGGCCGCGCGGGCGCTCGACTGGTCCCGGCCGCCGACGCGCGCCTTCGACCCCGGCTCGGGCCCCTACGGCCGCTGGTTCCCGGACGGCGAACTCAACGCCTGCCACAACGCGGTTGACCGGCACGCGGACGGGGCGCGCCGCGAGCAGGTGGCGATCCGCTACGACTCGCCGGTGACCGGAACGAAGCGCGCCATCACCTACGGGCAATTGCAGGACGAGGTGGCGACGCTGGCGGCCGTGCTGGCCGATCTGGGCGTCACCAAGGGCGACCGGGTCGTGATCTACATGCCGATGGTGCCGGAGGCGCTGTACGCGATGCTCGCCTGCGCCCGGCTCGGCGCCGTGCACTCGGTCGTCTTCGGGGGCTTCGCGGCGAACGAGTTGGCCGTGCGCCTCGATGATGCACGACCCAAGCTGGTGCTCGCCGCGTCCTGCGGCATCGAGCCCGCCCGCACCGTGGCCTACAAGCCGCTCCTCGACGCAGCGATCGGGCTCGCGTCGCACAAGCCCGATGCCTGCCTGATCCTCCAGCGCCCGCAATGCGCCGCCACCCTTGTCGATGGCCGCGACCGCGACTGGGCGGAGGCGGTCTCCGCCGCCGCGGCGGCGGGCCAGCGCGCGGCCTGCGTACCGGTCGCAGCGACCGATCCGCTCTACGTGCTCTACACCTCGGGCACCACCGGCAAACCGAAGGGCGTTGTGCGCGACGTCGGCGGACAGCTGGTGGCGCTCGCCTGGACGATGCCGAACCTCTACGGCGTCGCCCCCGGCGAGACCTATTTCTGCGCCTCCGACATCGGCTGGGTGGTCGGCCACTGCTACATCGTCTACGCGCCGCTGCTGCACGGCTGCACCACGGTGCTCTACGAGGGGAAGCCCGTCGGCACGCCGGATGCCGGCGCGTTCTGGCGGGTGGTGGCCGAGACCGGTACGGTCTGCCTCTTCACCGCGCCGACCGCGCTGCGAGCCATCAAGAAGGAAGATCCGCGGGGCGAGCGCGTCGCCGACCACGATCTGTCCCGCTTCCGCAGCCTGTTCCTGGCGGGCGAGCGGGCGGACCCCGATTCGGTCGCCTGGGCCGAGCGGGTGCTCGACCGGCCGGTGATCGACCATTGGTGGCAGACAGAGACGGGCTGGCCGATCGCCGGCAACCCGCTGGGGCTGGGACTCCTGCCGGTCAAGCACGGCAGCACCTGCGTGCCGATGCCGGGCTACCGGGTCGAGATCCTGGACGAGGGCGGCAAGCCGGTGCCGGCCGGCACGATGGGCACGATCGCGATCCGCCTGCCGCTGCCGCCCGGCTGCCTGCCGACCCTCTGGGGCTCGGACGAGCGCATGCGGGCGAGCTACCTCGCGACCTTTCCGGGCTACTACGACACCTCGGATGCCGGGGTGATCGACGCGGACGGCTACATCACCGTGCTCGGCCGCACCGACGACATCATCAACGTGGCCGGCCACCGGCTCTCGACCGGCGGCATGGAGGCGGTGCTGGCCTCCCATCCGGACGTGGCTGAATGCGCCGTCATCGGCGTCCGCGACACGCTCAAGGGGGAGGTGCCCTGCGGCTTCGTGGTGCTGAAGGCGAACGTCGCGCGCGAGGCCGCCGAGATCGAGCGGGAATTGGTCGCGAAGGTGCGCGACGAGATCGGCCCGGTGGCCGCCTTCAAGCTGGCGCTGACCGTGCCGCGCCTGCCCAAGACCCGCTCGGGCAAGATCCTGCGCGCCACGATGAAGCGCATCGCCGATCACGAGCCCTGGACGATGCCCGCCACGATCGACGACGCGACCGCGCTGGACGAGATCGGCGCGAGCCTGGAGCAGCGGGGCATCGGCGGCGCCTGA
- a CDS encoding GGDEF domain-containing protein — MTIDEINKCLSSGRIFTTVKLPLHLESAFRDYERDHRRRESVFGLALGTFFYIAVLVLDRVVAPDVFVQDVLTRFCVGLPINLAMIWLVARPACGDAVRQAAGCIAGLTCCLTVTSVMIQSVSPGAAIYFSGNLIILGFTINLVALHTPVAVLVCCGITVIMIAGAALSPLGHPAMVVCYTLVGVLQTVVCVFANWCLQNERRRTFLTLQRDKIRLRQISQQRDLLEQLAAIDPLTGLANRRGFDAMVDADLNRAEVGTPVCVAMIDIDCFKAFNDSYGHPRGDAVLRAVADAMAVRCEPGQRLGRLGGEEFAVAAVGTDHAALPALGERLRRAVEARALPHGRGGAGPVVTISVGLAGSWTTGSVLDTGRFFALADEALYQAKRAGRNRAVVTVEEPPKASDGLRLAS; from the coding sequence GTGACGATCGACGAGATCAACAAGTGCCTGTCCAGCGGCCGCATCTTCACGACCGTGAAGCTGCCGCTGCACCTCGAAAGCGCATTTCGGGACTACGAGCGCGACCATCGGCGGCGAGAGTCGGTCTTCGGGCTCGCGCTGGGCACCTTCTTCTACATAGCGGTCCTGGTGCTCGACCGGGTCGTCGCGCCGGACGTCTTCGTGCAGGACGTCCTGACGCGCTTCTGCGTCGGCCTGCCGATCAATCTGGCGATGATCTGGCTCGTCGCCCGCCCCGCTTGCGGTGATGCGGTCCGGCAGGCGGCGGGCTGCATTGCCGGTCTCACCTGCTGCCTGACCGTCACGTCGGTGATGATCCAGTCGGTCTCGCCGGGCGCGGCCATCTACTTCAGCGGCAACCTGATCATCCTCGGATTCACGATCAATCTCGTCGCGCTGCACACGCCGGTCGCCGTCCTGGTGTGTTGCGGCATCACGGTAATCATGATCGCGGGCGCCGCGCTCTCGCCGCTCGGTCATCCGGCGATGGTCGTGTGCTACACCCTCGTCGGCGTCCTGCAGACCGTCGTCTGCGTCTTCGCCAACTGGTGCCTGCAGAACGAGCGCCGCCGTACCTTCCTCACCCTGCAGCGGGACAAGATCCGCCTGCGCCAGATCTCGCAGCAGCGCGACCTGCTCGAACAGCTCGCCGCAATCGATCCACTGACGGGGCTGGCCAACCGCCGCGGCTTCGACGCGATGGTCGATGCGGACCTGAATCGCGCCGAGGTGGGCACGCCCGTCTGCGTGGCGATGATCGACATCGACTGCTTCAAGGCGTTCAACGACAGCTACGGCCATCCGCGCGGCGACGCGGTTCTTCGGGCGGTCGCGGATGCGATGGCGGTGCGCTGCGAACCCGGCCAGCGGCTCGGGCGGCTGGGAGGCGAGGAATTCGCCGTCGCGGCCGTGGGCACCGATCACGCAGCGCTGCCTGCACTGGGCGAGCGTCTGCGCCGCGCGGTGGAGGCACGCGCCCTGCCGCACGGCCGCGGCGGCGCGGGGCCGGTCGTGACGATCAGCGTGGGCCTTGCCGGTTCCTGGACGACGGGAAGCGTGCTCGACACCGGCCGCTTCTTCGCGCTCGCCGACGAGGCGCTCTATCAAGCCAAGCGGGCCGGTCGCAACCGCGCGGTCGTCACGGTCGAGGAGCCGCCGAAGGCGAGTGACGGCCTGCGCCTCGCGAGCTGA
- a CDS encoding YdcH family protein produces MTGESVEESQNDNQADLLSELARLKEEHRDLDSAIDALERNVVADQLQIQRLKKRKLTLRDRISYVEDQITPDIIA; encoded by the coding sequence ATGACGGGCGAGTCGGTCGAAGAGAGCCAGAACGACAACCAGGCGGATCTGCTGTCGGAGCTCGCCCGGCTGAAGGAGGAGCACCGCGACCTCGACAGCGCGATCGACGCGCTGGAGCGCAACGTGGTGGCCGACCAGCTGCAGATCCAGCGGCTGAAGAAGCGCAAGCTGACCCTGCGCGACCGCATCTCCTACGTCGAGGACCAGATCACCCCCGACATCATCGCCTGA
- a CDS encoding phosphodiester glycosidase family protein — protein sequence MLHRVPVRLAAAGLVGSLLAAPFAAPARAAPDTAKAGGPCAAVQAQGESFTVCTVDLRRQRVRLFWLGSDGLPYASLGSLAARQGAALSFAMNAGMYDKGQAPVGLYVEDGREMKPVSTANGPGNFHLKPNGVFYVKGERAGVLDTARYLKAKLRPDFATQSGPMLVIDGQIHPKISTDGPSQKIRNGVGVRDDGRTAVFAISERPVTFGAFARLFRDDLGCRNALFLDGSVSSLYAPNLGRSDLSRPLGPLVGAVAR from the coding sequence ATGCTCCACCGCGTCCCTGTCCGCCTCGCGGCGGCCGGCCTCGTCGGATCGTTGCTCGCCGCGCCGTTCGCCGCGCCGGCCCGGGCCGCGCCGGACACCGCGAAGGCGGGTGGTCCCTGCGCGGCCGTGCAGGCCCAGGGCGAGAGCTTCACGGTCTGCACCGTCGACCTTCGGCGCCAGCGCGTGCGCCTGTTCTGGCTCGGCTCGGACGGCCTGCCCTACGCCTCCCTCGGCAGCCTCGCGGCGCGGCAGGGCGCGGCCTTGAGCTTCGCCATGAACGCCGGCATGTACGACAAGGGCCAGGCCCCGGTCGGGCTCTACGTCGAGGACGGGCGCGAGATGAAGCCGGTCTCGACCGCGAACGGGCCGGGCAACTTCCACCTCAAGCCGAACGGCGTGTTCTACGTGAAGGGCGAGCGCGCGGGCGTACTCGACACCGCCCGCTACCTGAAGGCGAAGCTACGGCCCGACTTCGCCACGCAATCAGGCCCGATGCTGGTGATCGACGGGCAGATCCACCCGAAGATCTCGACGGACGGTCCATCCCAGAAGATCCGCAACGGCGTCGGCGTGCGCGACGACGGCCGCACGGCGGTCTTCGCCATCTCGGAGCGGCCGGTGACCTTCGGCGCCTTCGCGCGGCTGTTCCGGGACGACCTCGGCTGCCGCAACGCCCTGTTCCTCGACGGCAGCGTGTCGAGCCTCTATGCACCGAACCTCGGCCGCAGCGACCTCAGCCGCCCGCTCGGACCGCTGGTTGGGGCGGTGGCGCGCTGA
- the purE gene encoding 5-(carboxyamino)imidazole ribonucleotide mutase, which yields MGSQSDWATMRNAAETLDALGVAYDARIVSAHRTPDRLVAFAKGARAAGFKVVIAGAGGAAHLPGMAAAMTSLPVFGVPVESKALSGQDSLLSIVQMPAGIPVGTLAIGRAGAVNAALLAAAVLALTDDALAARLDAWRAAQTAAVAERPETEHP from the coding sequence ATGGGCTCCCAGTCCGACTGGGCGACCATGCGCAACGCCGCCGAGACCCTCGATGCGCTCGGCGTCGCCTACGATGCCCGCATCGTCTCGGCCCACCGCACGCCCGACCGGCTCGTGGCCTTCGCCAAGGGCGCCCGGGCAGCCGGCTTCAAGGTGGTGATCGCGGGCGCGGGCGGAGCGGCGCATCTGCCCGGCATGGCCGCCGCGATGACGAGCCTGCCGGTCTTCGGGGTGCCCGTCGAGTCGAAGGCGCTCTCGGGCCAGGACAGCTTGCTGTCGATCGTGCAGATGCCGGCCGGCATCCCGGTCGGCACGCTCGCCATCGGGCGGGCGGGCGCCGTCAACGCGGCGCTTCTCGCCGCCGCTGTGCTGGCGCTGACCGACGACGCGCTCGCTGCCCGCCTCGACGCGTGGCGCGCCGCCCAGACCGCCGCCGTGGCCGAGCGGCCGGAGACCGAGCACCCGTGA